A stretch of Salvelinus alpinus chromosome 4, SLU_Salpinus.1, whole genome shotgun sequence DNA encodes these proteins:
- the LOC139573736 gene encoding uncharacterized protein isoform X5: protein MNSCLHNEENARAVENAIRTAVNTVMDVIYNMNTTKILEYERKLAERDKENETLKCKLKKAEDELTTFRVGLSFELSALSPERDFGKPMCNENEVAIENDWRMDFPSLNAGTPGLSAERARGQSPSAIPFTSPVIKEEPADTGSFYIKWEMSEESIAEQQEGLGPMHILGKESDGTSSVAGSQSPGDRRSEQSEETSTEHVKRRLSSAETQRQYRERIRADPEKLRAYKERAKCRTHGSTKKVCDNCKKLLNCASKICESCKAVQPFKKYHKLRNKAMDKTLMEWARKTILHNNVARFLDSFFIMLRKVHALGFRPVLLIGKQSRGGCWGVEIMMPTNPQPGLEEDCLQELLKYYESLLKHMPDNQPPTNSTEATSGSVLEGQAGQDGDEGDVSTGEGVDERAADVEVGEDDGDRTEGHEEDKEPDYQPPAKKTK from the exons ATGAATTCCTGTTTACATAACGAAGAAAACGCTCGTGCAGTGGAAAACGCTATCAGAACAGCGGTAAATACTGTCATGGATGTTATTTACAATATGAACACTACCAAAATACTAGAATATGAAAGGAAGTTGGCAGAGAGGGACAAAGAAAATGAAACACTTAAATGTAAGCTTAAAAAAGCTGAAGACGAATTAACAACATTTCGAGTAGGCCTATCCTTTGAATTGTCTGCACTGTCACCAGAAAGAGATTTTGGGAAACCGATGTGCAATGAGAACGAGGTGGCAATCGAAAATGATTGGAGAATGGATTTCCCCA GTCTCAATGCAGGGACTCCTGGGCTTTCAGCAGAGCGAGCCAGAGGCCAGTCCCCATCAGCCATTCCATTCACCAGCCCAGTGATAAAAGAGGAGCCTGCTGACACTGGGTCTTTCTACATCAAATGGGAGATGAGTGAGGAGAGCATTGCAGAACAACAGGAGGGTTTAGGCCCGATGCACATCTTGGGGAAAGAGTCTGATGGAACGTCTTCTGTTGCTGGTAGCCAGAGTCCAGGCGATCGACGTTCAGAACAGTCTGAGGAGACATCGACAGAGCATGTGAAAA GGAGGCTGTCAAGCGCAGAGACACAGCGGCAATACAGAGAGAGAATCCGTGCTGACCCTGAGAAGTTGCGGGCCTACAAGGAGAGGGCAAAATGCCG AACTCATGGCTCAACGAAGAAGGTGTGTGACAACTGCAAAAAGTTGTTAAATTGTGCTTCTAAAATATGTGAGAGCTGCAAAGCTGTGCAGCCTTTCAAGAAATACCACAAATTACGCAATAAGGCAATGGACAAGACACTGATGGAGTGGGCAAGAAAGACCATCCTGCACAACAACGTTGCCAGGTTCCTGGACTCATTTTTTATAATG CTCCGGAAAGTGCATGCTCTGGGCTTTAGGCCCGTCCTCCTCATAGGGAAGCAGTCCCGTGGAGGCTGCTGGGGAGTAGAAATCATGATGCCCACCAACCCTCAGCCAGGTCTGGAGGAGGACTGCCTCCAGGAGCTGCTCAAATACTATGAATCTTTACTGAAGC ATATGCCTGACAACCAGCCCCCCACTAACTCCACAGAAGCCACCAGTGGTAGTGTCCTGGAAGGACAAGCGGGACAGGACGGAGACGAGGGTGACGTTAGCACTGGGGAAGGAGTGGACGAAAGGGCTGCAGATGTGGAAGTGGGAGAAGATGATGGTGATAGAACTGAGGGACATGAAGAGGACAAGGAACCTGATTACCAGCCACCTGCCAAGAAGACAAAGTAG
- the LOC139573736 gene encoding uncharacterized protein isoform X1: protein MNSCLHNEENARAVENAIRTAVNTVMDVIYNMNTTKILEYERKLAERDKENETLKCKLKKAEDELTTFRVGLSFELSALSPERDFGKPMCNENEVAIENDWRMDFPSLNAGTPGLSAERARGQSPSAIPFTSPVIKEEPADTGSFYIKWEMSEESIAEQQEGLGPMHILGKESDGTSSVAGSQSPGDRRSEQSEETSTEHVKRRLSSAETQRQYRERIRADPEKLRAYKERAKCREEEEDDDEDWISNFHVPWQQTPESLRRAIAEGRRVEAADRRLMVRITVDAMRVHCLNPNKKVCAEIAKAIVAEYPESFADLSKEGELLSRRYSSLLTQIKTRVEHVNRNTENRIRRPKMSKKGEHSNRQAKTARTKVDSYGCINWHPHNLPEGETTESMENKRQIMATIFNIAGPIGVDRGDVDEFMRLTYINQRHMINAWPAPSIGDVKEQWPFLFTKRWLCAHFHMLTGVEIDRCLSDALLSKGNTIVNFFRSQKPKWRRGIISLLNDIEGDLSGNNKDLTACAAILLVLSHFREKEDSLFLLADVNDTQMDVEAQLHLPATPRLIMLGSSLLASSKWMVSIEGRVVCVLENQSDFAAALSVLFGCFYVFNTEYQETASATLEFIQRCLVGINPNEGTKCSSYLDSEAGVSRRTGRVVQRKTDAVAAFLKDLTEFEW from the exons ATGAATTCCTGTTTACATAACGAAGAAAACGCTCGTGCAGTGGAAAACGCTATCAGAACAGCGGTAAATACTGTCATGGATGTTATTTACAATATGAACACTACCAAAATACTAGAATATGAAAGGAAGTTGGCAGAGAGGGACAAAGAAAATGAAACACTTAAATGTAAGCTTAAAAAAGCTGAAGACGAATTAACAACATTTCGAGTAGGCCTATCCTTTGAATTGTCTGCACTGTCACCAGAAAGAGATTTTGGGAAACCGATGTGCAATGAGAACGAGGTGGCAATCGAAAATGATTGGAGAATGGATTTCCCCA GTCTCAATGCAGGGACTCCTGGGCTTTCAGCAGAGCGAGCCAGAGGCCAGTCCCCATCAGCCATTCCATTCACCAGCCCAGTGATAAAAGAGGAGCCTGCTGACACTGGGTCTTTCTACATCAAATGGGAGATGAGTGAGGAGAGCATTGCAGAACAACAGGAGGGTTTAGGCCCGATGCACATCTTGGGGAAAGAGTCTGATGGAACGTCTTCTGTTGCTGGTAGCCAGAGTCCAGGCGATCGACGTTCAGAACAGTCTGAGGAGACATCGACAGAGCATGTGAAAA GGAGGCTGTCAAGCGCAGAGACACAGCGGCAATACAGAGAGAGAATCCGTGCTGACCCTGAGAAGTTGCGGGCCTACAAGGAGAGGGCAAAATGCCG ggaggaggaggaggatgatgatgaggattgGATCAGCAACTTTCATGTCCCTTGGCAGCAGACGCCTGAAAGCCTCAGGCGAGCCATTGCAGAGGGACGAAGAGTCGAGGCGGCGGATAGGCGGCTGATGGTGAGGATCACCGTTGATGCAATGCGTGTACACTGCCTCAACCCCAACAAGAAAGTATGTGCAGAAATAGCCAAAGCCATAGTTGCAGAATATCCAGAGAGCTTTGCAGACCTGTCAAAAGAAGGGGAACTGCTTAGCAGAAGGTACTCCTCCTTGCTCACCCAAATAAAGACAAGAGTGGAGCATGTGAACCGGAACACTGAAAATAGAATACGCAGACCCAAGATGAGCAAAAAAGGGGAACACAGCAACAGACAAGCCAAAACAGCAAGAACAAAAGTGGACAGTTATGGGTGCATCAACTGGCACCCACACAACCTTCCGGAAGGAGAGACTACtgagtccatggaaaacaagagacAGATTATGGCCACCATTTTCAACATTGCAGGCCCCATAGGTGTGGACAGGGGAGACGTGGATGAATTCATGAGGCTTACGTACATTAACCAACGCCACATGATAAATGCATGGCCAGCCCCAAGCATCGGTGATGTCAAGGAACAATGGCCTTTTCTTTTTACCAAGAGATGGCTCTGCGCCCACTTCCACATGCTCACTGGAGTTGAGATCGACCGCTGCCTCAGTGACGCTCTGCTGAGCAAGGGAAACACCATTGTCAATTTCTTCCGAAGTCAGAAACCCAAATGGAGGAGAGGCATCATAAGTCTCCTCAATGACATTGAAGGTGACCTCAGTGGAAACAACAAGGACCTCACAGCCTGTGCTGCCATTCTTCTGGTGCTGTCCCActtcagagagaaagaggactctctcttcctcttggcTGAT GTGAATGACACCCAGATGGATGTAGAGGCTCAGTTGCATTTGCCGGCCACTCCAAGACTTATCATGCTTG GGAGTTCCCTGCTGGCTTCATCTAAATGGATGGTGTCGATCGAGGGAAGAGTGGTCTGTGTTTTGGAAAATCAGTCCGACTTTGCTGCTGCCCTCTCTGTGCTCTTCGGCTGTTTCTACGTGTTCAATACAGAGTACCAGGAGACAGCCTCAGCAACACTGGAGTTTATTCAGAG GTGTCTAGTAGGGATCAACCCAAATGAAGGAACCAAATGCTCTTCATACCTTGATTCAGAAGCCGGGGTGAGCCGCAGGACTGGAAGAGTTGTGCAAAGGAAGACCGATGCAGTTGCCGCCTTCCTCAAAGACCTGACTGAATTTGAATGGTGA
- the LOC139573736 gene encoding uncharacterized protein isoform X2 produces the protein MSEESIAEQQEGLGPMHILGKESDGTSSVAGSQSPGDRRSEQSEETSTEHVKRRLSSAETQRQYRERIRADPEKLRAYKERAKCREEEEDDDEDWISNFHVPWQQTPESLRRAIAEGRRVEAADRRLMVRITVDAMRVHCLNPNKKVCAEIAKAIVAEYPESFADLSKEGELLSRRYSSLLTQIKTRVEHVNRNTENRIRRPKMSKKGEHSNRQAKTARTKVDSYGCINWHPHNLPEGETTESMENKRQIMATIFNIAGPIGVDRGDVDEFMRLTYINQRHMINAWPAPSIGDVKEQWPFLFTKRWLCAHFHMLTGVEIDRCLSDALLSKGNTIVNFFRSQKPKWRRGIISLLNDIEGDLSGNNKDLTACAAILLVLSHFREKEDSLFLLADVNDTQMDVEAQLHLPATPRLIMLGSSLLASSKWMVSIEGRVVCVLENQSDFAAALSVLFGCFYVFNTEYQETASATLEFIQRCLVGINPNEGTKCSSYLDSEAGVSRRTGRVVQRKTDAVAAFLKDLTEFEW, from the exons ATGAGTGAGGAGAGCATTGCAGAACAACAGGAGGGTTTAGGCCCGATGCACATCTTGGGGAAAGAGTCTGATGGAACGTCTTCTGTTGCTGGTAGCCAGAGTCCAGGCGATCGACGTTCAGAACAGTCTGAGGAGACATCGACAGAGCATGTGAAAA GGAGGCTGTCAAGCGCAGAGACACAGCGGCAATACAGAGAGAGAATCCGTGCTGACCCTGAGAAGTTGCGGGCCTACAAGGAGAGGGCAAAATGCCG ggaggaggaggaggatgatgatgaggattgGATCAGCAACTTTCATGTCCCTTGGCAGCAGACGCCTGAAAGCCTCAGGCGAGCCATTGCAGAGGGACGAAGAGTCGAGGCGGCGGATAGGCGGCTGATGGTGAGGATCACCGTTGATGCAATGCGTGTACACTGCCTCAACCCCAACAAGAAAGTATGTGCAGAAATAGCCAAAGCCATAGTTGCAGAATATCCAGAGAGCTTTGCAGACCTGTCAAAAGAAGGGGAACTGCTTAGCAGAAGGTACTCCTCCTTGCTCACCCAAATAAAGACAAGAGTGGAGCATGTGAACCGGAACACTGAAAATAGAATACGCAGACCCAAGATGAGCAAAAAAGGGGAACACAGCAACAGACAAGCCAAAACAGCAAGAACAAAAGTGGACAGTTATGGGTGCATCAACTGGCACCCACACAACCTTCCGGAAGGAGAGACTACtgagtccatggaaaacaagagacAGATTATGGCCACCATTTTCAACATTGCAGGCCCCATAGGTGTGGACAGGGGAGACGTGGATGAATTCATGAGGCTTACGTACATTAACCAACGCCACATGATAAATGCATGGCCAGCCCCAAGCATCGGTGATGTCAAGGAACAATGGCCTTTTCTTTTTACCAAGAGATGGCTCTGCGCCCACTTCCACATGCTCACTGGAGTTGAGATCGACCGCTGCCTCAGTGACGCTCTGCTGAGCAAGGGAAACACCATTGTCAATTTCTTCCGAAGTCAGAAACCCAAATGGAGGAGAGGCATCATAAGTCTCCTCAATGACATTGAAGGTGACCTCAGTGGAAACAACAAGGACCTCACAGCCTGTGCTGCCATTCTTCTGGTGCTGTCCCActtcagagagaaagaggactctctcttcctcttggcTGAT GTGAATGACACCCAGATGGATGTAGAGGCTCAGTTGCATTTGCCGGCCACTCCAAGACTTATCATGCTTG GGAGTTCCCTGCTGGCTTCATCTAAATGGATGGTGTCGATCGAGGGAAGAGTGGTCTGTGTTTTGGAAAATCAGTCCGACTTTGCTGCTGCCCTCTCTGTGCTCTTCGGCTGTTTCTACGTGTTCAATACAGAGTACCAGGAGACAGCCTCAGCAACACTGGAGTTTATTCAGAG GTGTCTAGTAGGGATCAACCCAAATGAAGGAACCAAATGCTCTTCATACCTTGATTCAGAAGCCGGGGTGAGCCGCAGGACTGGAAGAGTTGTGCAAAGGAAGACCGATGCAGTTGCCGCCTTCCTCAAAGACCTGACTGAATTTGAATGGTGA
- the LOC139573736 gene encoding uncharacterized protein isoform X4 — protein sequence MHWREEEEDDDEDWISNFHVPWQQTPESLRRAIAEGRRVEAADRRLMVRITVDAMRVHCLNPNKKVCAEIAKAIVAEYPESFADLSKEGELLSRRYSSLLTQIKTRVEHVNRNTENRIRRPKMSKKGEHSNRQAKTARTKVDSYGCINWHPHNLPEGETTESMENKRQIMATIFNIAGPIGVDRGDVDEFMRLTYINQRHMINAWPAPSIGDVKEQWPFLFTKRWLCAHFHMLTGVEIDRCLSDALLSKGNTIVNFFRSQKPKWRRGIISLLNDIEGDLSGNNKDLTACAAILLVLSHFREKEDSLFLLADVNDTQMDVEAQLHLPATPRLIMLGSSLLASSKWMVSIEGRVVCVLENQSDFAAALSVLFGCFYVFNTEYQETASATLEFIQRCLVGINPNEGTKCSSYLDSEAGVSRRTGRVVQRKTDAVAAFLKDLTEFEW from the exons ATGCATTGGAG ggaggaggaggaggatgatgatgaggattgGATCAGCAACTTTCATGTCCCTTGGCAGCAGACGCCTGAAAGCCTCAGGCGAGCCATTGCAGAGGGACGAAGAGTCGAGGCGGCGGATAGGCGGCTGATGGTGAGGATCACCGTTGATGCAATGCGTGTACACTGCCTCAACCCCAACAAGAAAGTATGTGCAGAAATAGCCAAAGCCATAGTTGCAGAATATCCAGAGAGCTTTGCAGACCTGTCAAAAGAAGGGGAACTGCTTAGCAGAAGGTACTCCTCCTTGCTCACCCAAATAAAGACAAGAGTGGAGCATGTGAACCGGAACACTGAAAATAGAATACGCAGACCCAAGATGAGCAAAAAAGGGGAACACAGCAACAGACAAGCCAAAACAGCAAGAACAAAAGTGGACAGTTATGGGTGCATCAACTGGCACCCACACAACCTTCCGGAAGGAGAGACTACtgagtccatggaaaacaagagacAGATTATGGCCACCATTTTCAACATTGCAGGCCCCATAGGTGTGGACAGGGGAGACGTGGATGAATTCATGAGGCTTACGTACATTAACCAACGCCACATGATAAATGCATGGCCAGCCCCAAGCATCGGTGATGTCAAGGAACAATGGCCTTTTCTTTTTACCAAGAGATGGCTCTGCGCCCACTTCCACATGCTCACTGGAGTTGAGATCGACCGCTGCCTCAGTGACGCTCTGCTGAGCAAGGGAAACACCATTGTCAATTTCTTCCGAAGTCAGAAACCCAAATGGAGGAGAGGCATCATAAGTCTCCTCAATGACATTGAAGGTGACCTCAGTGGAAACAACAAGGACCTCACAGCCTGTGCTGCCATTCTTCTGGTGCTGTCCCActtcagagagaaagaggactctctcttcctcttggcTGAT GTGAATGACACCCAGATGGATGTAGAGGCTCAGTTGCATTTGCCGGCCACTCCAAGACTTATCATGCTTG GGAGTTCCCTGCTGGCTTCATCTAAATGGATGGTGTCGATCGAGGGAAGAGTGGTCTGTGTTTTGGAAAATCAGTCCGACTTTGCTGCTGCCCTCTCTGTGCTCTTCGGCTGTTTCTACGTGTTCAATACAGAGTACCAGGAGACAGCCTCAGCAACACTGGAGTTTATTCAGAG GTGTCTAGTAGGGATCAACCCAAATGAAGGAACCAAATGCTCTTCATACCTTGATTCAGAAGCCGGGGTGAGCCGCAGGACTGGAAGAGTTGTGCAAAGGAAGACCGATGCAGTTGCCGCCTTCCTCAAAGACCTGACTGAATTTGAATGGTGA
- the LOC139573736 gene encoding uncharacterized protein isoform X3, with the protein MQLVLLFREEEEDDDEDWISNFHVPWQQTPESLRRAIAEGRRVEAADRRLMVRITVDAMRVHCLNPNKKVCAEIAKAIVAEYPESFADLSKEGELLSRRYSSLLTQIKTRVEHVNRNTENRIRRPKMSKKGEHSNRQAKTARTKVDSYGCINWHPHNLPEGETTESMENKRQIMATIFNIAGPIGVDRGDVDEFMRLTYINQRHMINAWPAPSIGDVKEQWPFLFTKRWLCAHFHMLTGVEIDRCLSDALLSKGNTIVNFFRSQKPKWRRGIISLLNDIEGDLSGNNKDLTACAAILLVLSHFREKEDSLFLLADVNDTQMDVEAQLHLPATPRLIMLGSSLLASSKWMVSIEGRVVCVLENQSDFAAALSVLFGCFYVFNTEYQETASATLEFIQRCLVGINPNEGTKCSSYLDSEAGVSRRTGRVVQRKTDAVAAFLKDLTEFEW; encoded by the exons ATGCAATTGGTATTGCTTtttagggaggaggaggaggatgatgatgaggattgGATCAGCAACTTTCATGTCCCTTGGCAGCAGACGCCTGAAAGCCTCAGGCGAGCCATTGCAGAGGGACGAAGAGTCGAGGCGGCGGATAGGCGGCTGATGGTGAGGATCACCGTTGATGCAATGCGTGTACACTGCCTCAACCCCAACAAGAAAGTATGTGCAGAAATAGCCAAAGCCATAGTTGCAGAATATCCAGAGAGCTTTGCAGACCTGTCAAAAGAAGGGGAACTGCTTAGCAGAAGGTACTCCTCCTTGCTCACCCAAATAAAGACAAGAGTGGAGCATGTGAACCGGAACACTGAAAATAGAATACGCAGACCCAAGATGAGCAAAAAAGGGGAACACAGCAACAGACAAGCCAAAACAGCAAGAACAAAAGTGGACAGTTATGGGTGCATCAACTGGCACCCACACAACCTTCCGGAAGGAGAGACTACtgagtccatggaaaacaagagacAGATTATGGCCACCATTTTCAACATTGCAGGCCCCATAGGTGTGGACAGGGGAGACGTGGATGAATTCATGAGGCTTACGTACATTAACCAACGCCACATGATAAATGCATGGCCAGCCCCAAGCATCGGTGATGTCAAGGAACAATGGCCTTTTCTTTTTACCAAGAGATGGCTCTGCGCCCACTTCCACATGCTCACTGGAGTTGAGATCGACCGCTGCCTCAGTGACGCTCTGCTGAGCAAGGGAAACACCATTGTCAATTTCTTCCGAAGTCAGAAACCCAAATGGAGGAGAGGCATCATAAGTCTCCTCAATGACATTGAAGGTGACCTCAGTGGAAACAACAAGGACCTCACAGCCTGTGCTGCCATTCTTCTGGTGCTGTCCCActtcagagagaaagaggactctctcttcctcttggcTGAT GTGAATGACACCCAGATGGATGTAGAGGCTCAGTTGCATTTGCCGGCCACTCCAAGACTTATCATGCTTG GGAGTTCCCTGCTGGCTTCATCTAAATGGATGGTGTCGATCGAGGGAAGAGTGGTCTGTGTTTTGGAAAATCAGTCCGACTTTGCTGCTGCCCTCTCTGTGCTCTTCGGCTGTTTCTACGTGTTCAATACAGAGTACCAGGAGACAGCCTCAGCAACACTGGAGTTTATTCAGAG GTGTCTAGTAGGGATCAACCCAAATGAAGGAACCAAATGCTCTTCATACCTTGATTCAGAAGCCGGGGTGAGCCGCAGGACTGGAAGAGTTGTGCAAAGGAAGACCGATGCAGTTGCCGCCTTCCTCAAAGACCTGACTGAATTTGAATGGTGA